The DNA window aaataataatgtgtgcgtgtgcgtgtgtattaATGCGGATTGTGCGATCGTTATTTTTCTACGTCTACATCCGCGTAGGGTCGGTAGGGCGGAGGAAAGGGACGTGCGGGGAGACCAGATGCGCGCGGGTCACGAGGGACAACGACGTGGAAGCGGTAGGTCGTTGTTGTCAGCACTTTAGACAGGAAGTCGACGTGTGGGTGGGGATGATGAGCGTCGAAATTCGGGGCAGAGGGAGAACGCCGTTCTCGCTGGTCGAGAACGTGTGAGAGCGTCTCTCGTAAAAGACCAAGAACGGACGTAATAGACAAGAACAAAGGCTGTTGTTCAGGCACAGATGTTGCTTACTTAGTAACGTAACAGTCCTGATACAATTGAATACGATTGGTACGATTTTACGAGTGCTCGGGGATTTATTAAGCATCATTGTTACATAGATCTAGATCTCTCGTGCCGCGTAAATATGTATGGAgaatatatgagaatatatatatatatatatatatatatatatatatatatatatatatatatatgacagaatatgaaatatataattacgtgcatttttgatttataaaatcggatatttaatttttttctaaattatagacACGCGCGATGATTGTATAAAATCTTgacgcattttatatttttatatttctatccaTATTCTCTCACTCTTGGGCTGTTCTCTCACCTACCGAATCCAGCCTATAATGACAATGACGAGACTAATGACGCAGATGACAACGTCCATGATTGGAACATCGAGAGGCAGTGATGTCGTTGTAGATAAaatctgatataaaattttgaaaatagcgtgacaagtaaaatattcattattttatcaaaaagacATTACAAACCATGAATAGGATCTGTCATGGGGAAGTTATTCTACAAAATAATTCGCGCGTTATCGCCGAGCTTTTGCTGTGCGACAAAGCTTTGTCTGATATTAAAATCGTGTATTTGATCGTTACcttttctacatttatttgcaattcacGAATTTCGAAAATCGCGAGTTACTCGACATTTTTACATTGGCcacttaaaaattctaaatctaAGATCGCTTAAAATGTATACTgctaagattaaatatattgtgtgaaaaatatattctaaagcaaatatatgtatatatatacatatatatatatatattgaaaaaaatttatctctatatatatgaaagtaaAACGTAAGAAGAACACACATATTTCTAATtctaaactaaaaatatattagcgcTTCAAAATTGCGTTTCGCTACGTCGCTTTGTCAGACACACGAGGCtgaaagtattttttacatcGCACAAAAACAATTCTTCACGACGGCGATGTGTATAATCCGAGACATTAATATGCCGTCCGTATTTGCAAAGAGAccctatgatttttttttctctcgcgattcatcgatttgtaataaaatagtcgaaCTACAGTATTAACCATGTAAAGCGAAAAGAGATGTgcgtttcttaaatattatatagagaaaTCTAATCAGGCTGGCACGCACTAACGCTTCCGATTGCAAGCTGCAAGCGCAGCTGCCTGCCTGCGTCTCATTCGAGAATCGAGATCATTCTCCGTTGCATTTcacgcaattattattatcgatcttctctccctcccccctcggCGTTTTTCCGAACCCATCGCTCACGTCTCGCGCGCCATCGACGTTGTCCCTCGACGAATCGCGGCGTCTTGAAagcgcgacgacgacgatgacaaaTCGTGGATGAAAACGACCTTGCATCACAGCATAATCGTCGATCGTtccaaaatatatcgaaaaagtATGTaacacaagaaatatatatccgaAAAGTTTCGTCCGGCTCACTCTGTCCCGTACCTCCGAGACCCCTTCCCCGCCCTCCGCCCCGTCATCGATTTGGCCTCCTCTCCCGTGTTGTATAATACAAGTGcaaataattcgatataatataatcaaatcgcTTGTActcacaatataataaatattttcgacatTACGTTCGCGAGTCGGCTATGTATTAGGCAATCGTGTATATAAATCGATACGGAAATGATAAATGGGTGACGCGAAAACTTTATGGCCTGTCgcgtacaaatatttttacatcgaaCCGACAAAAATATTGGTTAACGTAAAATAACGTTACGTAATACcgtaaatttaaatctccTCTCATAGAGAAATCGTCTCTAGAGAAATCTCGATTGTCTCTTTGCAGAGACGTTAAAGAGAAATTGGAAAAGGGCGGATGATCGGTGATAAATGTCACTTGTCTCTATCGAATGTTTATAGGACATAAGCGCATCCGCCGATGAAACGTTTAACGTTTCGTTAAGCCCCTGTGTAATGTCTCGCGAAGCTTATTCCGAGATTAATTGGCACTTGTGTAACGTGCTCGCGTTCCGATGTAGATTTGTATGCGCAGGACAGGCTTTTAAACGAGCGACGGACAGTCCAACGAATGTGGCCGCAATCTTCGTGAAACGCCTCCTCGACGATTTGCATCGTCGTTCTTCCCCGATTGGAGGCGGCTGACGAAGAGACGGTGCGGCTAAAGGCGAACTTGCCTGATGGGTTTTCGCTTTTCACGATCGTCTCGAATGAGTCATGCaaagtgaagaaaaaaaaaaaacacgaatcACGCAAGCTATGATGAAGAGAGTAGAGGCAGTCTCTATTTCTGTGCTTCGGATAGTCTGCGATAGATTTGGCGTAAACGATGATTTAATGAAATGTCAAACAACTTGTTGgataatatctcaaataaCGTTTAGAGTGTTGAAAAGTTTCGTTTCACGTGGAACATGAATTCACATGATTATCGTTATAATTAActtgcgatataaaataatgatgattttAAATCAGAGAGATcgtggattatatatatatatatatatttttgggaTCGGAGAGCGTAAACAGTTCGTTGCTGATgatacatctatatataaaaaatcggtTACGCAACGGATTCACTTTGAAAGATTTGCTCGAGATGATCTTAAAATGCGGACTATCTGCTTTAAAAGTAGGCTAAAGTAGTGTCTCGGCAAATGCGTCGATTCGTCGAAGGATGGAATGTTATAAAGCGCGCGCTCGCGCGTTTAATCACGACTTCCCCAATAATTCGATCGCAACGTGTCCTCATCGACGTTGAGATTAACATTCCGTCCGTGACATCGAATCGAAGAGGACTGCGAGGGGACCATATCTTTATGTAAGATGAGAAAATGTCCGTCGAAAAAGAGATTGCGTCGTAATACGCGAATGCTGTGTCGAAGAgcgtgcaaatatttttcagaatttttaaaaatgtctcgcgcttcaataaataattaaattacataattatatacattatatcacatatatatccaCCATTACGAAATGACGATTTAGTAATCATCTTCTTCGTTTTATCGTCACTAacaagagaggaagagaaatagagaaaaaaaaaagagatgtattttttttgttaaatataccttagttgtttttttattaaaaaggcaGTCCTTTCGCCGTCCTCCCGCATTTCTATCTCTGAAATGTATATTACACGAGAGTTGCTGGAAGAGCGAGAGGGAGAGTTGCTTGAGAATTGTTTGGCGATATCGCGGAAGGGAAGCTTCACGTGGGAAAAAAACGCCGTTTGATCAATAATATCGTAACGACAAGGACGACAATAACGacaacgatgacgacgatgacgatgacgacgacgatgtgACGACGACAACGAAGAAGATGTCGGTAGGGGGAGGGGGATGAAAGAGTGTGCGTGGTGTGCTTCGTTgagttttgttaattttttccaaagtgtacattaaaaatatcagcTTTTACGCGATGACAGCGCTGTaagatataacaaaacaaaaaaataaataaatagggCTTTCCTTCGTTAAGCGAGGTAAGACGAGATTTAACGTACTTTCTCCGAGGACGATACTGCCGTTACgtattgtataaaagaaaaactaagtTAACTAATCGTAAATgcacgaaaaattttcttaaacggATAGCAACAAAAAAAAGGGCTTTGTAGTGTCTCGATACTCTCGAATCATTAATCCTACGTCgtgagataataaataataatattaataaaattaaaaaaaaaaatgaaataaataattatgaaacaaaaatcCTAGAGCTGGGCTAATGCATTGTAAAGTGTCAAGCTACGGAGCCTGTCGGCCAGTATAAATGAACAAGCAACTGCCATGGGTCATCAAGCTAGGTAGAAACGTGCTAAGAATCCAATTTTAACAAGCTAGCTGTCGAAACATAAAAAACGCGCGAAGGATcgtccattaaaaaaaaaatctgcgtatgtatgttgtgtgtgtgtgtgtgtgtgtgtgcgtgctcGCGCGTGTTTGTGCGGACACGCGGACCGaatgacgcgcgcgcgcgcaagacGAGACACGCGAGGAAAATGCGAGAACACAGAGAAGCTCCTCCGTTAAGAATATGACATTCATTACTACttaacagaataaaaaaataacaagagaaaatatgggttatttgcacaatattataaataattactatatttactacgattattaaattaaagagcaAATAATAagaggatgaaaaaaaaaaactgttgttaaataattaatacacaaaAAGAAAGGGAGCGAAATAAAgagagtaataaataataaaacgatttaAGCTAACGATCGATATTGGGTCAAAACGGAAAGCGACGAAGATGATGGAGAGAAGATACGATGAATGTAGAATAGAAAGAAGAGGGATAAGAAGAGAgatggaaagaaaaaggagGAGGATACGATTCGTTTGTTATCGATTAGTTAACGATCCTTACACATTATAttactgtaattatataaagtaaacgattattatcataatagtTACAATTAACAAGTTGTTACCGCtttgttatacataatataaattaataataagattaaaaaaaaaaaaaagaaagagcgaaTGCATCGTTGATTCGTCCTTTACTTATGTAGATATACTAAAATATCGATCGACTCTATTGTTTTCAATGTCTTCACCGTATCTCTTCGTTTGCTACCCGATTTTTCATTTCGTTGTCGAAGATTCGGTATTGTCGGCTTACCTCGCCCGGCCACAATATACACACGTTTTACagagatattttcaataaacgaAAAAGCTTAACACTCACACAGCAGTTGTACTCTTTTGTTCACTCTCTATTTTGTCCCTAAAGagatttctttcattatcgGTTTGAGTGATTGTGACAATGACAATATTTGTCTGTGCTATAAACATATCTTTTATCATCTAAAGATCTTGTTGattatttcagatatatttaataatctttaaagattgaaaaacaAGATATTTGATTGATGAAATGTACATAGACTTATGTGACTTAACGTATGATATTGATACCGTGTGAtcttttatcaatcttttaagatactcatttttataataacaagttatatatagaatgtttaattataaacataaaagatataaatcgtgttacttttaaaaacagattatattcatcaaattataaaaaaatgtgttattattataaattagtattataataattttagtaattattataaataataattatacacgtGCTGAATgggaaatataaagaaatatacattttaaatttaattttcccaAGATGTATCACTTgcgatttacatttttttgtaacacatttaaatattgtcaCTCGCGTAAAATCCTATcagatcaaaataataatagatttcgAGCGCAAAGACTTATGTTTAAAAGAAAGGAGAGTAAAGATTATAGACAGAATTTtcgttctttaaaaaaatcaaaagagaAGGAGATTCCGTTCTTATTTCGTCTGCCTGTTTACCTGGGATCTCACCTGGGGTTCGATCTATTCTTGCTACGGTGTGTCTAAACGATGATGGTGGGGATGCGCTATACACGTGACACATGACGCGACGCTATCAGATTAACAGAAGTCCACGCAGTCAGTGCGTTAGTCACATAAAACGCGTGGTAGCGCGTGGGTGCTCGTGCAAAGATTTTACGCGGAGATCGCGCGAGCATGGGTGGGGTTCGGAGAACGAATCACTGCCCCGCTTATTCTTTCCTCGCGTCTCGTAAGTCCGACACCAGCAGCAGCCGTCGTGCCTTTTACGCGCGGCGGCCTCGCGTACACGACGTTCGACAAGCAATGGTCGTTTTGCCTCGTGCCATTCGTGCCGAGCGTCGAATATATACCTCCGTGACGGACCCGTGCAAGAAGGATGGCTGTTTCGAGGTCACTCTGGCCTCCTTCTCGCTGAGAGAGCTGTCGAATCAGTGAAACTGGAGCAGCGAGAGGAGACGTCGCGCGGCGGATCTGGACGAGTTATTACGCGCGACAATCGAGCTGTCAAGACTGTCCGCGAGAaaggcgagagaaagagaaagagagagggacgaGAACGCGAGGAGCTGATGTGCGATTGCGTCGCTATTGTGTTTATCGGCAAGCTGGGCGACGTGTACTGACCTCACTTTTAATGTGCTGGCTGCACTCGCAGCTGCAACGTCGCCCGAATCTTCTCAATGATTATATATCTGATATGATGTGGTGACTCATTATTCGCGACTTGGACCGGATAGAGGAGAGAAATCGCAGATTTCGACATCAGAGGTTAGTGCACAGCAAGGTATAGTAGCGTATTTATAATCGAGTGAATTTTATCAAGAGGTTTTGACGTTTTCTAAGAATGTCGTCGAGTGAGTATATTTATGAACAGACATTCAACTGAAaagaatgtttaatataatgagaaacagcagtatgtatatatatatgtatatatattgagagaaagaaaatgtggttattaatatttaatgaacacctgttttttgaatatatgagagaatatttaatatataatttcatatatattttttatttctatatcctttttgtaaaatagtttgtattttttttcttgattcatttaataaatatttaatttatttaataaattttaagatcaaTATATGTAGTGTTTCTGTTTTCAAAACaacattattagaattatatttcctcTTTCTCACTGTAACATGATATtacatattcaaatttttgcagGTATTTTAACTTTGAAGGAACTTGCTGATATTTGTAATGGAGAAAAAGAGGCTGCGCAAGAATGATATATTGAGAATGGATGGTCTTTTGCCTCCAACTCGGCGTTTGCCAGTTTGTGACGCAGTATCCAGTGCATCGGATaagaaaaaggataaaaaatggTCGATAGGTGGTATTCTGCGTCGAATATCCTCAATAAAAGATTATGATAGTTCCTCTAATGAAGAAGAGATTGTATATTGCAACAGGACACCGAGAAAGCCCACCAATCTCAGCAGGCAACCCAATGGTGTTGTTCTTCATTCaatagagaataatataaagcaGAAGATGACAGTTGAAAATAACGTCCGCAACTCGACAGATTTGCATCGAGATTCGTTGCATTCGCGTAGTAGCGACGGTTCATTAGACGGTTTAGGAAAGAAGACTCGAAAGCACAAATTAAAAGCTCGTGCCGAAGCCAAGAGAGATTATTTATGCGTCGAAAGCAGTTCCGACGACGATTGTCGGATATCCAATAATTCGTTGAACAGAATTCACGGCATGGACGGTGTGCAAAATGGCCAAAGGAATAATATGTGCAATAGGAAAACGCGTGCTGCTCGAACGGAGCGTTACATTAAGCGCTTATCTCGAGACGAGGGCAACGGCACTTGTGATAGTTTAAAtgatctatataataaaaggtGTTCCTCGGAACATGTTGAAGATAAGCAGCGCGCTGTTTACGCTGACACAAACGGATTGTGTCGTCCGCCTATACATCCGCGCCGATTCAGCGCGTATTCGAATTCGAATTCGAATCGGAAATTTCCAATTCAGAGATCCTCCGCGGACAGTCTGCGAGATGCGTACGACGCGGGTTTGCCGAACCCAAACGAAGTTTTCAGCGATTACAGGAGATATTCTACAGGACAATACATCAAAGATTTGAATCAGAATAACGCTTATGGAAAGATTTCGCGGCATATCAGCGGGGATGCGGACAATCGTCAAGCTGGAAACTTCTTTACGTATCCCGCGAAGAATGCGTGTCATTATTCGGAACCGTTTGATTACATTATCGATCATCGATCGGTTGATCCGGTTCAACCGCCCGTTCCACCGCCGAGAGATCCCCGATACCGCGTATTTGGTTATGGGTATAATTCCTATCCGACGAACAGACATCAGAGTGTGCCAAATTCTTTTaagcaagaaaataataagactAATGTCATGAAAGAGATTTTGAGACCTGATTGGGGAAATTTTGGATCGTATGGATCAAACAACGAGCTCGCTTGGTGCGATAAAATGGAGCATGAGATGGAAAATTCGTCAAATCCTAGAACAGAGTTCCGTAATTCGCTGGAGtgcataaacaataaatataactgcAGTCGTCACCGGACAGATGAGTCGATTTACGAGGAAAGCGAGGCAATGAGATGTCGACGCAGAAACACTCGCAACGATCAACTCAATTGCAATGACGCGAATTACGGCGCGTACAAGGCCAAGAATAAATCAGTGAACATCTGTGAATCAAATAAACGCGAAACAATTTCATCGCACGCGTCTGCCGCATCATCCGATTGGTCATCTGGAAGATCTCCTTGCGAACAGCGTATTTCACGTTCCATCACACCGTGCAACGTCGATAATCGTTCTGAGAACAGccaaaaaaaagacaataaagGAACACCGACACCGACCGAGGAAGACCTGGAGAACAGAAGAAGAAGTTCAAAGAATCTCGAGGAAGCTTTATCCGAATTAGAAGCGATATACAACAGCCTTCGTCTCGGCGATGAAGATCTGCTGGATCGTGCGGAACGCCGAAGCATGGAAGAGTTCAATCTCAAGCAAGCTAAAAATGAGCTTGATGCTGTGATCGTGATTGCTCCGGACTCGCCGGATAGGTCGAAGGATGACATGGCCTATCGAAGGATGCATCCCAAGAAGAGGCCCACGTCGTTATCGGATATCGCGGGACAATCTACTCTATCCAATATCAGCTACCTCATCGCTTCGCCCGTCCTTTCGCGACGAGATTCAGCGAACGATCTCACGCGTTTACCATCGACCCATCCATCCCGTCGGGACGAACCGGACGTTACACGTGATGACGTTGTCTTCCGCAGCATAAATCACGCTAACAACACTCTAAGAGTAATCGATCCGCAGCCACCGTTTGGTATACCACTCGGACCGGTTACTACGGCGACCGAGAGCAATTACTTGCACACGACACCGACAAAACCGGAACAGCCGCGCTCGCCGTATATACCGCAATGCGAGCCCGATGTAGTCACGGATGACTTGGCTTACAGAGCTCTCAGGAAGGACGCTGGCGCGACGCGGAACGTTGTCCTTGCGGAGAGCAGAATCGACGTCTCGAAGGAGCAGCCGCAAGCCGGCATTAAGAAGAAACGCGCTGTCAGATCTTTGTCGGCCAATCTTTATGGATTGATTAACCATGATCGAATTCATTTGCGACGTGAGCCCAGCCTCGACACCATCAGGGACGAAATACAGAATGTTGCAGCGAACGATTTGGCCGCAATGTACGAGCGACCGGAATATCTCAGACGCGTCGTAAGCGATGGCGAGCTATCCGATAACGACGCAGTGCGTAGGCGAAAGGGGCCAGCCGCTATTACAGACGAGACCGACATTAACGGCAATCATCCAGCGATGAACGCGTACCGGAAGAAGCTATGCGTCTCACCGAGAGCGGCAACGCAGGCAAGTCCtaagaaggagaaggaggCAAATATCGCGGAGCTGTCCGATGCCATGCTGTCTTCGACAACATTGGATGATAAATTTTGGCACGAATACTTAGGCTCGGATTCCAACGTCTCGATGCCCGAGAGCGGTCGCGGCACGGAAACGGTCTTTACCGCGTATAGTCGCCTCTGCCAAGATCtagttaatttgataaaaagcgACAATGGTGACACGGCGCCGCCAATCGAGTCATCGAACGATTCTGCCGTCATGCCAACAGATAAGTCGAATGACTTCGACGTCGAGTTCGGGGTCGACGAACCCTCAATGAGCATCTCTATACGTTCTGTAAGTAGCCATTACCCAGGGCATACCGCGCGTGCCAACAACGAGCAGAACATTGAGAATCCGACCGCATTCTCGATTACGAATTCCGCATCGGAAACGACGCCAACAGCCAGCAACCTTGATTTCTATCTTTGCGCGGCGGACGAAAATGTTAAGTTAATTGCGGCGGAGGCTTTCGGCAGTTCGGTCGACCGCCTACGCGACAATCGTCTGTCCGTCCGCAAGAATTCCTGGACGTCACGCAGCTCCGAGGTCGAGAACCAAAGTGGCAGCGCACGCAGCTCTACTCTATACAGTCAAGACGACGATCGGCTCGTCGCGTCCTCGAGACTCGAGGAGATAACTACTCGCGTATCTTCGAAACGCGATTCATCGACGAGCGACGACGGAGACCAAGGCAGCGCCGGCCGCTTCGAGAGCCTTTCCACTGCCGACGCGGAATTATCCAGGGCCGTCCGCGATCTGGAACTAGCCGCGGCCAGTCTGTGCGAGCACGGACGAGAGATAGAGAACCTTGGGAAAAGGGGACGCGGGGAGAAGACCGATGTCCACATGACGCCCATCACTGCCGCGTCCACCAAGGACGTGGACAGTCCGATTCGTAAGATTAATCTGATCGCCGATGCCCTGAGGCAGGAACGGGAACGCGATCAGGAGGAGATCACCGTGATATCGCCTAACGGAATCGAGACGATGCGTAGCGATGAGCGAGACGAAGGTGAGCGCACATCGTGCGAGCTTGATGATCGTGCAGAATCGAGCAAAGACGCACGAGCCGCGAATGTTTCCCGTGTCACTAACATCATAACAGTCACGGTAACGACGTATCCCATGCTCCTGCTCGCTTGTCTCCTTGCATTGCTTTTAGCGATTGTAGCAGCATTGTGAAGGCATACGGAACCACGTATTTATAAATCGTGTATATGATTTGCGATGTGCTGAACGTCATCGATGATAACGTCATCTATTAATCCTGTGTTTATCTGCAAATGTCCTTACTAATGTCGCAGGTCTCCAGGCGTTCGTTCGCCCGCAATGATCCTCGATCGCATTGAAACGTGCTCGCTCGAACTGACGGTCGACAATGGTAGTACGACACGAGAGAGACGGGGCAGAcgatctattttttttgtatgataataaaaaaaaaaaaaagaaagagcgagagctGCAGTTTCTCTGCGGGCTTTAAGACACATCGATTTGTTGTTATTGCTCTTGTTATTGTTGTtggttttaataaagtttaaatgttAATCACACGTGCCAGGATAATTTTGCGCCATATATAAACACCTGTTTTACGACGCATTTATTTACTCCGATCTttctattaattgatattgttttaatatacaacTGCTTTCGTTATtagatgtaatattttcttcatataaaatgcataaaagtttaaagaaaGATTGAATTAGgcgatttcaattttattttatttttattttacgaacgatttattatatagacctctctctctttccctatTGCTACAAGTGcacgaaatttatattgtgtacctatataaacaataatttaaaaaaaagattacatttttttgcgatttgaatatatttatttaatttttttatgattatatacgcgaatgtgtttttaattaataattttcgaaaatatgtgtatgtatgttggattttaattaatttttaacatttttaataattttaattaaatcttaattaatttttaattaacatttaattccCTACAAGTatctataaacaattatttaaaaaataacagttacgcttttttttcacgattcgaatgcattttatctttttatgattatatagtacgcaaaaatatttttaatttataaaattttcataaatatgtgtgttgaattttacttaatttttaatattcaatcgCCTACACAAGAATATAGgacgcaatatttatataataatgagttCATTTATACGTCACCGGTTATCCATAAACGAGGGTTTAGATACATCCgttgttttaaaaatgatcaatCAAAAACATTCTATTCTTCAGAGGAAGAGCTGATTAAccagatattattaaatttgattaaggGTGACTTGTAAATGTAATCAATAATACGGCAAAAATAAGTAtagtcaataaatatataaggcAAGTTAAATCGACGCATGATAAATTATCGCATCGTCGATAAATTTACTCTCTCCATATTTAAACTCACCTGATAACACAGCCATTCAAACTTGAAAGCGCTGATCGTTCGTTATCGAGGTCAGGGAAAATGCCGGTCTATCGATTTTTACGAATCTTCATTGCGTTCGGCATCCGCATAATTTCTCGCTACGAAGAGACACAAATACGTAGAACGCGAcgctattaaattataataagacatatatatatatttacatacgcACAAAACGATATTATACGCGTGTCTTACCGCCGGTGCGTTGCGCCGGTCGTGCGGCGCTTTAAAGTTAGCCGCATGCAACGTTCGAGTTTCGAGTTATCGATCGCGCGGCCCGCTGGCGTGACGTCACCGAGGATCACGCCACATCCCCGCCCGCGCCAACTCGCCGTCCGATTGGTCCACGCGCCAGGCCGGCTGTCTATATCGAGAGCCGCGCACCGGCTGCCCCCGAGAGTCGAATCCGTACATCGGGCTCGAGTATACGACGTGTGATGCAACGTGACACATAGTGAGAGTTTCATCTGACAACGTATACGCGAATAATAAACTGCATGAATGACGCGACGAATTGAAAGCGAACAGTTTACAAAGTGAGCGCCGtcctttaaacaaatataaaggtACGTAAGAGGTccttcccccttccccctccaTTTTGAACAATAATAACGCGCGTAGAGGGATTGCGATTTGTTACGATCATCGTTTTGCGCGATGTTGACGTGATTTCACTTGATGTGTGTGGTCTTAATTCGTCTACTAACGAGATATTAAGCGCGATACTCTCCGGAAAGATTCGTACACGCTTTCGCGAAAGAATAAGAGGAGATTTCGATTTAGAGAGATTGCTATTTGCTCTATCGATGCGCGCACAAGATATCGTGTATGGAATgcgtgaaaaaaagagaatcttatatatttacacggTATTCGCGTATATGTAAACATAGATATTATTgtggatttatttat is part of the Cataglyphis hispanica isolate Lineage 1 chromosome 18, ULB_Chis1_1.0, whole genome shotgun sequence genome and encodes:
- the LOC126856227 gene encoding uncharacterized protein LOC126856227 isoform X1, which gives rise to MEKKRLRKNDILRMDGLLPPTRRLPVCDAVSSASDKKKDKKWSIGGILRRISSIKDYDSSSNEEEIVYCNRTPRKPTNLSRQPNGVVLHSIENNIKQKMTVENNVRNSTDLHRDSLHSRSSDGSLDGLGKKTRKHKLKARAEAKRDYLCVESSSDDDCRISNNSLNRIHGMDGVQNGQRNNMCNRKTRAARTERYIKRLSRDEGNGTCDSLNDLYNKRCSSEHVEDKQRAVYADTNGLCRPPIHPRRFSAYSNSNSNRKFPIQRSSADSLRDAYDAGLPNPNEVFSDYRRYSTGQYIKDLNQNNAYGKISRHISGDADNRQAGNFFTYPAKNACHYSEPFDYIIDHRSVDPVQPPVPPPRDPRYRVFGYGYNSYPTNRHQSVPNSFKQENNKTNVMKEILRPDWGNFGSYGSNNELAWCDKMEHEMENSSNPRTEFRNSLECINNKYNCSRHRTDESIYEESEAMRCRRRNTRNDQLNCNDANYGAYKAKNKSVNICESNKRETISSHASAASSDWSSGRSPCEQRISRSITPCNVDNRSENSQKKDNKGTPTPTEEDLENRRRSSKNLEEALSELEAIYNSLRLGDEDLLDRAERRSMEEFNLKQAKNELDAVIVIAPDSPDRSKDDMAYRRMHPKKRPTSLSDIAGQSTLSNISYLIASPVLSRRDSANDLTRLPSTHPSRRDEPDVTRDDVVFRSINHANNTLRVIDPQPPFGIPLGPVTTATESNYLHTTPTKPEQPRSPYIPQCEPDVVTDDLAYRALRKDAGATRNVVLAESRIDVSKEQPQAGIKKKRAVRSLSANLYGLINHDRIHLRREPSLDTIRDEIQNVAANDLAAMYERPEYLRRVVSDGELSDNDAVRRRKGPAAITDETDINGNHPAMNAYRKKLCVSPRAATQASPKKEKEANIAELSDAMLSSTTLDDKFWHEYLGSDSNVSMPESGRGTETVFTAYSRLCQDLVNLIKSDNGDTAPPIESSNDSAVMPTDKSNDFDVEFGVDEPSMSISIRSVSSHYPGHTARANNEQNIENPTAFSITNSASETTPTASNLDFYLCAADENVKLIAAEAFGSSVDRLRDNRLSVRKNSWTSRSSEVENQSGSARSSTLYSQDDDRLVASSRLEEITTRVSSKRDSSTSDDGDQGSAGRFESLSTADAELSRAVRDLELAAASLCEHGREIENLGKRGRGEKTDVHMTPITAASTKDVDSPIRKINLIADALRQERERDQEEITVISPNGIETMRSDERDEGERTSCELDDRAESSKDARAANVSRVTNIITVTVTTYPMLLLACLLALLLAIVAAL
- the LOC126856227 gene encoding uncharacterized protein LOC126856227 isoform X4; this translates as MEKKRLRKNDILRMDGLLPPTRRLPVCDAVSSASDKKKDKKWSIGGILRRISSIKDYDSSSNEEEIVYCNRTPRKPTNLSRQPNGVVLHSIENNIKQKMTVENNVRNSTDLHRDSLHSRSSDGSLDGLGKKTRKHKLKARAEAKRDYLCVESSSDDDCRISNNSLNRIHGMDGVQNGQRNNMCNRKTRAARTERYIKRLSRDEGNGTCDSLNDLYNKRCSSEHVEDKQRAVYADTNGLCRPPIHPRRFSAYSNSNSNRKFPIQRSSADSLRDAYDAGLPNPNEVFSDYRRYSTGQYIKDLNQNNAYGKISRHISGDADNRQAGNFFTYPAKNACHYSEPFDYIIDHRSVDPVQPPVPPPRDPRYRVFGYGYNSYPTNRHQSVPNSFKQENNKTNVMKEILRPDWGNFGSYGSNNELAWCDKMEHEMENSSNPRTEFRNSLECINNKYNCSRHRTDESIYEESEAMRCRRRNTRNDQLNCNDANYGAYKAKNKSVNICESNKRETISSHASAASSDWSSGRSPCEQRISRSITPCNVDNRSENSQKKDNKGTPTPTEEDLENRRRSSKNLEEALSELEAIYNSLRLGDEDLLDRAERRSMEEFNLKQAKNELDAVIVIAPDSPDRSKDDMAYRRMHPKKRPTSLSDIAGQSTLSNISYLIASPVLSRRDSANDLTRLPSTHPSRRDEPDVTRDDVVFRSINHANNTLRVIDPQPPFGIPLGPVTTATESNYLHTTPTKPEQPRSPYIPQCEPDVVTDDLAYRALRKDAGATRNVVLAESRIDVSKEQPQAGIKKKRAVRSLSANLYGLINHDRIHLRREPSLDTIRDEIQNVAANDLAAMYERPEYLRRVVSDGELSDNDAVRRRKGPAAITDETDINGNHPAMNAYRKKLCVSPRAATQASPKKEKEANIAELSDAMLSSTTLDDKFWHEYLGSDSNVSMPESGRGTETVFTAYSRLCQDLVNLIKSDNGDTAPPIESSNDSAVMPTDKSNDFDVEFGVDEPSMSISIRSVSSHYPGHTARANNEQNIENPTAFSITNSASETTPTASNLDFYLCAADENVKLIAAEAFGSSVDRLRDNRLSVRKNSWTSRSSEVENQSGSARSSTLYSQDDDRLVASSRLEEITTRVSSKRDSSTSDDGDQGSAGRFESLSTADAELSRAVRDLELAAASLCEHGREIENLGKRGRGEKTDVHMTPITAASTKDVDSPIRKINLIADALRQERERDQEEITVISPNGIETMRSDERDEGLQAFVRPQ